One Aegilops tauschii subsp. strangulata cultivar AL8/78 chromosome 7, Aet v6.0, whole genome shotgun sequence genomic window carries:
- the LOC109770779 gene encoding uncharacterized protein, producing the protein MEASSGPRRSSAQEPDGPGDGADLISSLPDELLLLVLARLPCAADAALTGVLSRRWLGLWAGLRQIVFRGVALPSLEAALGRVATTPPAVSLLKIRVPIKQQRGPVPMEHRTDSAGVPINSLLRAAARLDPEKIDFRLPSGLIDRSLAVDLPRFHRATSIALDLSPITLAVPAGADFPALETLSLARCSTDLDALLSCCPRLRTLRLSTARDITVNSPSLQELVVCCETSMTRHVDIVAPALKQLVISLTAVDHSISVLAPMVEKVSWHCQYLGPRIVFGVWSLNKVQLQSAEIQGEPSSLCIYACAYSAFFHAQASHFKQEIEKHMVAAFSCLELHLITTGHAFGALVFHLLGMNRIRTATRRLKVVLQRSALKEVCPPYCLCESNWRSQTISLDALEEVEFNGFSGADHEFDLLELILGCAPTLKRMIVKLSDETSASNDGCAKIVNILKACSSVECDVYHSSGLMHGSQNCPST; encoded by the exons ATGGAGGCGAGCTCGGGGCCTCGCCGGAGTTCCGCCCAGGAGCCAGATGGCCCAGGCGACGGAGCGGACCTCATCAGCTCCCTCCCCGACGAGctgctcctcctcgtcctcgcccgCCTCCCCtgcgccgccgacgccgccctcACGGGAGTCCTCTCCCGCCGGTGGCTCGGCCTCTGGGCTGGCCTCCGCCAGATCGTCTTCCGCGGCGTGGCCCTCCCGTCGCTCGAGGCGGCGCTCGGCCGCGTCGCTACCACCCCGCCCGCGGTTTCCCTCCTCAAGATCCGCGTCCCGATCAAGCAGCAGCGTGGACCCGTCCCCATGGAGCACCGGACAGACAGCGCCGGCGTCCCCATCAACTCGCTGCTCCGCGCCGCCGCGCGGCTCGATCCGGAGAAGATCGACTTCCGCCTCCCCTCCGGCTTAATCGATCGTTCCCTCGCTGTCGATCTGCCTCGCTTCCACCGCGCCACCTCCATCGCGCTGGACCTTTCCCCCATCACCCTGGCCGTGCCGGCGGGCGCCGATTTCCCCGCACTCGAGACGCTGTCCCTGGCGCGTTGCAGTACCGATCTCGACGCCTTGCTCTCCTGCTGCCCGCGCTTGCGCACGCTCCGCCTCAGCACGGCCCGCGACATTACGGTCAACTCGCCGTCGCTCCAGGAGCTTGTCGTCTGCTGTGAGACCAGTATGACACGACATGTCGACATCGTTGCTCCCGCGCTTAAGCAGTTGGTCATCTCATTGACGGCGGTGGACCACAGCATCTCCGTCTTGGCACCAATGGTGGAGAAGGTCTCGTGGCACTGCCAATACTTGGGGCCGCGTATTGTGTTTGGTGTTTGGAGCCTCAACAAGGTGCAGCTACAGTCGGCGGAGATACAAGGAGAGCCATCGTCGCTGTGTATTTATGCCTGTGCG TACTCTGCATTTTTTCACGCTCAGGCGAGCCACTTTAAGCAGGAGATCGAGAAACATATGGTTGCTGCTTTCTCTTGTTTAGAGCTTCATCTCATAACGACGGGGCATGCTTTTGGAGCTTTAGTGTTTCATCTTCTTGGAATGAATCGAATTCGTACTGCTACGCGGAGGCTTAAGGTCGTCCTACAGAGATCAGCG TTGAAAGAAGTATGCCCGCCATACTGTCTTTGTGAGTCGAACTGGAGGTCCCAGACTATATCCTTGGATGCTCTCGAAGAAGTGGAGTTCAATGGATTCAGCGGAGCGGATCATGAGTTTGATTTATTGGAATTGATACTTGGATGTGCACCGACACTAAAAAGAATGATTGTCAAGCTGTCCGATGAGACCTCGGCAAGTAATGATGGATGCGCAAAGATAGTCAACATCTTAAAGGCATGTTCTTCCGTGGAATGTGATGTTTATCACAGCTCGG